The following coding sequences are from one uncultured Desulfobacter sp. window:
- a CDS encoding MBL fold metallo-hydrolase, which yields MIIFTKTCVISSAFCRVCVLMAVILFLLGCSPKEKQTFSEDIWEKKVAETREADFYAPHKKDDRYFAPWMKMPDKSFLDVLGWKLFPKDHYTKEEMAFLPGILQNTPARIQRTQGDFILWIGHNTFLVRTGGQYWLTDPIFSKRALLPKRKTPPALTLEELNALVKAPNILISHNHYDHLDRRSVKGLPAESRVFVPQGLADMVKKMNKPHTQAMDWWEEKILGPGIKLVCLPTQHWSMRVNQGRNKSLWVAWLLITPDTTFYFGGDTGYFKGFKETGKKYPGIDYAFMATTAYHPRWFMHYQHMNIPEAVKGFNELGAKYFIPTQWGTFHLGSEPAGFPGLELKRFIRTRTLDSSRFKIMDIGEIIEITP from the coding sequence ATGATAATTTTTACCAAGACGTGCGTGATATCTTCTGCTTTTTGCCGGGTTTGTGTGCTGATGGCGGTTATTTTGTTTCTTTTGGGCTGTTCCCCGAAAGAGAAGCAAACTTTTTCAGAAGATATCTGGGAAAAAAAAGTAGCCGAGACCCGGGAAGCAGACTTTTATGCCCCACACAAAAAAGATGACCGATATTTTGCCCCCTGGATGAAAATGCCGGATAAAAGCTTTCTGGATGTTCTGGGTTGGAAGTTGTTTCCAAAAGACCATTATACGAAGGAAGAAATGGCGTTTCTCCCCGGTATTTTGCAGAATACCCCGGCACGAATTCAAAGGACCCAAGGGGATTTTATCCTCTGGATCGGCCACAATACCTTTCTTGTCCGGACAGGCGGCCAATACTGGCTCACAGATCCCATATTTTCAAAACGTGCCTTGCTTCCCAAGCGCAAAACACCGCCCGCCCTGACCCTGGAAGAACTCAACGCCCTGGTTAAAGCCCCGAATATTTTGATCTCCCACAACCACTACGACCATTTGGACCGCAGGTCCGTCAAAGGCCTGCCCGCGGAGTCCCGGGTCTTTGTGCCCCAGGGGCTGGCGGATATGGTGAAAAAGATGAATAAACCCCATACCCAGGCCATGGACTGGTGGGAAGAAAAAATTTTAGGCCCCGGGATCAAGCTGGTCTGCCTGCCCACCCAGCACTGGTCCATGCGCGTCAACCAGGGCCGGAACAAAAGCCTGTGGGTTGCATGGTTGCTGATCACGCCTGACACCACCTTTTATTTCGGCGGGGATACCGGTTATTTCAAAGGATTCAAAGAGACCGGGAAAAAATATCCGGGTATCGACTATGCCTTCATGGCCACCACCGCCTACCACCCCAGATGGTTTATGCACTACCAGCACATGAACATCCCCGAAGCGGTTAAGGGCTTTAATGAATTGGGGGCAAAATATTTCATTCCCACCCAGTGGGGCACCTTTCACCTGGGCAGTGAACCCGCAGGCTTTCCCGGCCTTGAGCTTAAACGCTTTATCCGAACCCGGACACTGGACTCATCCCGGTTCAAAATTATGGATATCGGTGAAATAATAGAGATCACCCCCTGA
- a CDS encoding tetratricopeptide repeat protein, which yields MTHPSILTITEDTLERDRLSAALKKIGYTQIITADSADNGWALLKSSDFGCAIAAYDMNDMSGLALLKILRKEEQLGDLPFFLTDSAFTKIKVIKAGQAGVSGLFVIPYNPKAIKMKLAAALGNLQDPVIHQVELNVKQGLELIEKKEYKKALDLFQNLINQRENPEYYYNIGYIKTAQNKHHEAIEAFSKATRLDRLFVKAYKAMAMVYKAMGTTDKVEECTRIAAEIYMDTDKLGKAEDMLNELLESGTNSLNVFNTLGVLYRKKGDIKEAMKQYKKALRIHPDEPYIYYNIGRLYLDAKNATKAKTYFQAALDKDHSFNEAKQVIKAIDLGMI from the coding sequence ATGACTCATCCGTCAATTCTCACCATCACAGAAGATACCCTGGAGCGGGACAGACTTTCAGCCGCTCTGAAAAAAATCGGCTACACCCAAATTATCACTGCGGACAGTGCAGATAACGGGTGGGCACTATTAAAATCATCCGACTTCGGATGCGCCATTGCCGCCTATGATATGAATGATATGTCAGGTCTTGCACTACTTAAAATTTTGAGAAAAGAAGAGCAGTTAGGCGATCTGCCTTTTTTTCTGACCGACAGCGCATTTACCAAAATAAAGGTGATCAAGGCCGGTCAGGCAGGGGTCAGCGGACTTTTTGTCATCCCCTATAATCCCAAGGCCATAAAAATGAAATTGGCTGCAGCCCTGGGGAACCTGCAGGACCCTGTCATCCACCAGGTCGAGTTAAACGTAAAACAAGGTCTCGAACTCATTGAAAAAAAAGAGTATAAAAAAGCGCTCGATTTATTCCAGAATCTGATCAACCAGAGAGAGAATCCGGAATACTATTACAACATCGGCTACATTAAAACGGCTCAAAACAAACATCACGAAGCCATTGAGGCCTTTTCAAAGGCAACCCGCCTGGACCGGCTTTTTGTCAAGGCGTACAAGGCCATGGCCATGGTATACAAAGCCATGGGGACCACGGATAAGGTTGAGGAGTGCACCCGGATCGCGGCAGAGATCTATATGGACACCGATAAACTGGGAAAGGCCGAAGACATGCTCAATGAACTCTTGGAGTCCGGCACCAATTCACTGAACGTATTCAACACGCTGGGAGTGCTTTACCGTAAAAAGGGCGATATCAAAGAGGCCATGAAACAGTACAAAAAGGCATTACGAATTCATCCGGACGAACCTTATATCTATTACAACATCGGCCGCCTTTACCTGGATGCAAAAAACGCGACCAAGGCCAAAACCTATTTCCAGGCCGCCCTTGACAAGGACCATAGTTTCAACGAGGCCAAACAGGTGATTAAGGCCATTGATCTGGGAATGATCTAA
- a CDS encoding class I adenylate cyclase: MLTYKTGQAMDQRSASTENTLTAKLIRKKAAFSNYNVVRMREALRYLSGPKLELFIKIPFLIHINQPQFPGYVPEPPEACGIHNFEKSGFYNSVQDVETVPGHIPKAKTDIKNPCVLGFYHIGSLGTFTQSAQSDFDYWVIIDKAQFTEQRYYNLEKKLNHIVKFSRENFDQEVTFFIMDQSDIRKDCYAGFNRPETMIAPKLFLKEEFYRTFLMIAGKIPIWTILPPNMQQGTYDRLVANLFRQPELSFFLNDFIDLGKVEMPSVRDIYQGIRWHICKSKEDPVKALLKATMIFSHIADEKAGATLLCDELKQKFASAGIDDCESDPYKIVFDRVLHYHRNHDRDGFKLIKTAIFFRLCSYPKVRLPEPGSPKKQLLEKYIRTWNISPSEVKKLMSYPNWPEQGKQFLDTHLIQRLAGMYQQIRVQEKDVEKDLPVSEQRNMRILNNKVKARLNMQPDKIPESSNFLTRQVFSTLLIKKRSMEKWTLSAALSNAGNDIDLHTSSGFLGLLGWIMENRLYRRNKTHIKLAVQLNLYESSDTAVSTDALYLVMQPAKPLFDDCFEDDARWTKILILLACPDPSFGVLHVELLALNSWGELFLEQLPLDIDQPLDDRYRTIAEKINQYAGKEIRLFFFQMAPRRDTDAVYEIKESLADRFLMHRPGTPKQNRPMLDKL; the protein is encoded by the coding sequence TTGCTTACATATAAAACCGGGCAGGCCATGGACCAGCGTTCAGCATCCACAGAAAATACCCTGACGGCCAAACTCATCAGGAAGAAAGCAGCCTTTTCCAACTACAATGTGGTCCGGATGCGTGAGGCATTGCGCTACCTTTCGGGCCCAAAACTTGAACTGTTTATCAAAATTCCTTTTCTCATCCACATTAACCAGCCCCAATTTCCAGGATATGTACCCGAACCGCCTGAAGCCTGCGGCATACATAATTTTGAAAAGTCCGGATTTTACAACTCGGTGCAGGACGTTGAAACGGTTCCCGGACATATTCCCAAAGCGAAAACGGACATCAAAAATCCCTGCGTACTTGGATTTTACCACATCGGTTCTTTGGGGACCTTTACCCAGTCGGCCCAGTCGGACTTTGATTACTGGGTCATCATCGACAAAGCCCAATTTACCGAACAACGATATTACAACCTTGAAAAAAAACTCAACCACATCGTTAAATTTTCCAGGGAAAATTTTGACCAGGAAGTAACATTTTTCATCATGGACCAAAGCGACATACGAAAAGACTGCTATGCCGGATTTAACCGGCCGGAAACCATGATCGCCCCCAAGCTGTTTCTCAAAGAGGAGTTTTACCGGACCTTTTTAATGATCGCCGGCAAAATTCCCATATGGACCATTTTACCGCCCAATATGCAGCAGGGCACCTACGACCGGCTGGTTGCAAATTTATTCCGGCAACCTGAACTCAGTTTCTTTCTAAACGATTTTATTGATCTTGGAAAGGTTGAAATGCCGTCCGTCAGGGACATTTACCAGGGCATCCGCTGGCATATCTGCAAATCCAAGGAAGATCCGGTCAAAGCCCTGCTCAAGGCCACCATGATCTTTTCCCATATTGCCGACGAAAAGGCCGGTGCCACGCTTCTATGCGACGAACTCAAACAAAAATTTGCCAGCGCTGGTATTGACGACTGCGAAAGCGATCCGTACAAAATCGTGTTCGATCGCGTGCTCCATTATCACCGGAACCATGACCGGGATGGATTCAAACTGATAAAAACCGCCATATTTTTCAGGCTCTGCAGTTATCCAAAAGTCAGACTGCCGGAACCTGGATCACCCAAAAAACAATTGCTGGAAAAATATATCCGAACCTGGAACATCTCGCCGTCCGAGGTCAAAAAACTGATGTCATACCCAAACTGGCCGGAACAGGGAAAACAGTTTCTTGACACACACTTAATCCAACGCCTGGCCGGGATGTACCAGCAGATCAGGGTTCAAGAAAAAGACGTTGAAAAAGACCTGCCCGTATCGGAACAAAGGAATATGCGGATTTTGAACAACAAGGTCAAAGCGCGTCTGAACATGCAACCAGACAAAATTCCGGAAAGTTCCAATTTTTTGACCCGGCAGGTGTTTTCAACGCTGTTGATCAAAAAGCGTTCAATGGAAAAATGGACATTAAGTGCCGCGCTTTCCAATGCAGGCAATGACATCGACCTTCACACATCCAGCGGTTTTTTAGGACTGCTCGGCTGGATCATGGAGAACCGGCTTTATCGACGGAATAAAACCCATATTAAACTTGCAGTCCAACTCAACCTTTATGAAAGCAGCGATACGGCGGTCTCCACAGATGCGCTCTATCTGGTAATGCAGCCGGCCAAACCGCTTTTTGACGATTGTTTCGAAGACGATGCCCGGTGGACCAAAATATTGATTCTACTGGCCTGCCCGGATCCAAGCTTTGGGGTATTGCACGTTGAACTGCTGGCCCTAAATTCCTGGGGAGAACTGTTTTTGGAACAGTTGCCGCTTGACATAGACCAGCCTCTGGATGATAGATATAGAACCATAGCCGAAAAAATTAACCAGTATGCCGGAAAAGAGATCCGCCTGTTCTTTTTCCAGATGGCCCCACGCCGGGATACCGATGCCGTTTACGAAATCAAGGAGTCTCTGGCGGACCGTTTCCTCATGCACCGCCCAGGGACACCTAAACAAAATCGTCCAATGCTGGACAAACTATAG
- a CDS encoding HDOD domain-containing protein gives MGDKDSSHTGIDLDVICINELVETDEDIPKKFQKRIRSDSQDYRVYLSGILKRMQGREAFLTFSQQIDNVNQILSMDYSSAGDIARVILEDLSLTAQVLKLVNSSIYRQFSDKGISTLSEAMIILGTDEVRELAASLKIFEMMSSRANSLILKDQMLRSLHRSAVARQIETETGSKSSDAFPVSAMLYELGEYLVALLDPDTYVKVEIALEEEGVSRETAAKMMIGLTYFELGQMVALKFNLPQRIVRAMSPVRLTAGQNIRIAPQEKARYLCAFVYELCNIPAQADDPASLDAAGQVADKYRGLLALDARQAMDLSCSAMERVVRHAEILGIDPVLSTPVKTDPGEKNKGRLDQGIGRVEEALEEGLSIHEIFTRLIDTMAQCFNFNQIVISIKKKETNTMPPRFVRGEKRTKGFGKAMEFKIEPASGIFNNAIDRKADIIVKDAKKESSKQQIPTWYIKNVADPFRVKGFGVFPVFVEDKIVSMVYVDWDEKTPEPDGKILGYIRGFREQMIRAFTLHAR, from the coding sequence ATGGGCGATAAGGATTCCTCTCATACCGGCATTGATCTGGATGTCATCTGTATTAACGAATTGGTCGAAACAGATGAGGATATCCCGAAAAAATTTCAAAAGCGCATCCGTTCGGATTCCCAGGATTACCGGGTATACCTGAGTGGCATTTTAAAGAGAATGCAGGGGCGGGAGGCGTTTTTAACCTTTTCCCAGCAGATCGACAATGTCAATCAAATCCTGAGCATGGATTACTCTTCTGCAGGGGATATTGCCCGGGTAATTCTTGAAGACTTAAGTTTGACCGCACAGGTGCTCAAACTTGTGAACTCCTCCATTTACCGGCAGTTTTCAGACAAAGGCATTTCGACCCTTTCCGAAGCCATGATCATATTGGGGACCGATGAAGTCCGGGAACTAGCAGCCAGTCTTAAAATTTTTGAGATGATGAGTTCAAGGGCCAATTCTTTGATTTTGAAAGATCAAATGCTTAGAAGCCTTCATCGTAGTGCCGTGGCCCGGCAGATTGAAACGGAAACGGGCAGCAAGAGTTCGGATGCCTTTCCCGTCTCTGCCATGTTGTATGAACTGGGGGAGTACCTGGTGGCACTTTTGGACCCGGATACCTATGTTAAGGTTGAGATTGCCTTGGAAGAGGAGGGCGTGTCCAGGGAAACTGCGGCTAAAATGATGATAGGCTTAACCTATTTTGAACTCGGTCAGATGGTGGCTTTGAAGTTTAATCTGCCCCAGAGAATTGTCCGGGCCATGAGTCCGGTTCGGTTGACTGCCGGGCAGAATATAAGAATCGCCCCCCAGGAAAAGGCCAGGTATCTTTGTGCCTTTGTGTATGAATTGTGCAATATCCCTGCACAGGCAGATGACCCGGCATCCCTTGATGCCGCAGGGCAAGTTGCGGATAAGTACCGTGGCCTTCTGGCGTTGGATGCCCGGCAGGCAATGGATTTGAGCTGCTCAGCCATGGAGCGGGTGGTTCGGCATGCTGAAATTTTAGGTATTGATCCTGTTCTCTCCACACCTGTGAAAACTGATCCGGGGGAAAAAAACAAAGGACGGTTGGATCAGGGGATCGGTCGTGTGGAAGAGGCATTGGAGGAAGGCCTGAGCATCCATGAAATTTTTACCCGGCTGATCGACACCATGGCCCAATGCTTTAACTTTAACCAGATCGTCATCAGTATCAAAAAAAAAGAGACCAATACCATGCCGCCCAGGTTTGTCCGGGGGGAGAAACGAACCAAAGGTTTCGGCAAGGCCATGGAATTCAAAATTGAACCGGCATCGGGCATTTTTAACAACGCCATCGACCGGAAAGCCGATATTATTGTCAAAGATGCCAAAAAAGAGTCGTCCAAACAGCAGATTCCCACCTGGTATATAAAAAACGTAGCAGATCCCTTTCGGGTAAAGGGGTTCGGTGTTTTTCCCGTATTTGTGGAGGACAAGATTGTCTCTATGGTCTATGTGGACTGGGATGAAAAGACACCCGAGCCGGATGGAAAAATACTGGGGTATATCCGGGGATTCAGAGAACAGATGATACGGGCCTTTACCCTTCACGCCAGATAA
- a CDS encoding YigZ family protein yields the protein MGRSVTDPVRQAEIKIKRSVFVCRLKYTDTIEGAKDFISSVSKEYKTATHNCWAYVVGDNGQISHCSDAGEPPGTAGKPMLNALLSHNMTCTAAVVTRYFGGVKLGVRGLIEAYALAVEEAVAQAPLVRLVKTRSFQVCLDYSLNDSFLNRISALKTTIDGTDYQEKVTHDLTVELSDLPALESLLVQYQRQGLLEYSLTTEDTEGTEN from the coding sequence GTGGGACGGTCTGTCACCGATCCTGTTCGTCAGGCGGAAATAAAAATTAAGCGCTCCGTGTTTGTGTGCAGGCTCAAGTATACGGATACCATTGAAGGGGCCAAGGACTTTATTTCCAGTGTCTCGAAAGAATACAAAACCGCCACCCATAACTGCTGGGCCTATGTGGTGGGCGATAATGGACAGATCAGCCATTGTTCGGATGCGGGAGAACCGCCGGGCACGGCGGGCAAACCCATGCTCAATGCGTTGTTGTCCCATAATATGACCTGTACTGCGGCAGTTGTGACCCGGTATTTCGGCGGGGTGAAGCTCGGGGTTCGTGGATTAATTGAAGCTTACGCCCTGGCTGTGGAGGAAGCCGTTGCCCAGGCGCCCCTGGTCCGACTGGTTAAAACCCGGTCTTTTCAAGTCTGCCTGGATTATAGTTTGAATGATTCGTTTTTAAACCGCATCAGTGCCTTGAAGACCACCATTGACGGAACGGATTATCAAGAGAAGGTCACCCATGATCTAACTGTGGAACTGTCCGATCTTCCGGCCCTGGAATCATTGCTCGTTCAATACCAGCGCCAGGGGCTTTTAGAGTATTCTCTAACCACGGAAGACACGGAAGGCACTGAAAATTAG
- a CDS encoding helix-turn-helix domain-containing protein, with amino-acid sequence MKIKLGPLLRAIRNARHLTIKEVATKAGVSSSLLSQIERNRISPSLDTLLELLEVYGVSPEKFFKDYETMNRVEIIKRDQRRVYQRKGFKYETLCGLSQSKGNHSFTAFFLEIAPGQQRGDENDGHLGRELGIVVSGSGQLIYGGDVYDISDGDTLSFSSQIPHVIKNSGDELFQAYWIVTPADGEDYFGEANIK; translated from the coding sequence ATGAAAATCAAACTGGGCCCGTTGCTGCGGGCCATTCGAAATGCACGGCATCTGACCATCAAAGAGGTGGCAACAAAAGCCGGGGTCAGTTCAAGCCTTTTGTCCCAGATTGAACGTAATCGTATATCCCCGTCCCTGGATACCCTGCTGGAGTTGCTGGAAGTTTACGGGGTCTCTCCGGAGAAGTTTTTTAAGGATTATGAGACCATGAACCGGGTGGAGATTATTAAACGGGACCAGCGCCGGGTTTACCAGCGCAAGGGGTTTAAATATGAAACCCTGTGCGGACTGAGTCAATCCAAAGGCAACCACTCATTTACCGCCTTTTTCCTTGAGATTGCCCCGGGCCAGCAGCGGGGGGATGAGAACGACGGCCACCTGGGCCGGGAACTGGGGATTGTGGTCAGCGGTTCCGGCCAGTTGATTTACGGCGGGGATGTCTACGATATCAGTGACGGAGACACCTTGTCTTTTTCGTCCCAGATCCCCCATGTGATTAAAAATTCGGGTGACGAGCTGTTCCAGGCGTACTGGATTGTTACGCCTGCGGACGGTGAAGATTATTTTGGTGAAGCCAATATTAAATGA
- a CDS encoding 3-isopropylmalate dehydratase large subunit: MGKTIAEKIFETHLVDKPFGDVNVLRLDRVFCHEITTPTAVMDLVERGKDRVFDPDKIKAVIDHVSPAKDSKTAMQGKILRDWAQRHNIKDFFDIGENGVCHALFPEKGFVRPGFTIIMGDSHTCTHGAFGAFGAGVGTTDLEVGILKGVCTFKQPETFKIEITGTLRPGVYAKDIILEVIRQITVNGATNMVIEFTGPVVDAMGMDQRMTLANMAVEAGATSGICLPDMTTVEYLWPFIKDEFNTPEDALAEYAQFCSDPDAVYAKTKTIDVSTLEPLATFGFKPDNVKPVSQMSDTRVDQVYIGSCTNGRLEDLREAAAEVAGKKIHPGLRAIVSPATPDIFKAALDEGLIKTFMDAGFCVTNPTCGACLGMSNGVLAEGEVAASTTNRNFNGRMGKGGMVHLVSPATAAATAIHGVLTHSDRFKN, translated from the coding sequence ATGGGAAAAACAATTGCTGAAAAAATTTTTGAGACCCACCTGGTGGACAAACCCTTCGGGGATGTCAACGTCCTGCGCCTGGATCGGGTTTTCTGCCATGAAATCACCACCCCGACTGCGGTCATGGACCTGGTCGAAAGGGGAAAAGACCGGGTGTTTGATCCGGACAAAATCAAGGCGGTGATTGATCATGTGTCACCGGCCAAAGATTCCAAAACCGCCATGCAGGGAAAAATTCTGCGGGACTGGGCCCAGCGTCACAACATCAAAGATTTCTTTGATATCGGGGAAAACGGGGTTTGTCATGCCCTGTTCCCTGAAAAAGGGTTTGTCCGCCCGGGATTCACCATTATTATGGGTGACTCCCATACCTGTACCCACGGTGCATTCGGTGCCTTTGGCGCGGGCGTGGGCACCACCGACCTGGAGGTGGGTATTTTAAAGGGCGTCTGCACCTTTAAACAACCGGAAACGTTTAAGATTGAAATTACCGGAACCCTTCGGCCCGGTGTCTATGCCAAGGATATTATCCTTGAGGTGATTCGTCAGATTACCGTGAACGGGGCCACCAACATGGTCATTGAGTTCACAGGCCCCGTGGTGGATGCCATGGGCATGGACCAGCGTATGACCCTGGCCAATATGGCCGTGGAAGCCGGTGCCACATCCGGTATCTGCCTGCCCGATATGACAACGGTTGAGTACCTGTGGCCATTTATCAAGGATGAGTTCAATACCCCCGAAGATGCCCTGGCGGAATACGCTCAGTTCTGTTCCGATCCCGATGCCGTCTATGCCAAGACAAAAACCATTGATGTCAGCACCCTTGAACCCCTGGCCACCTTCGGGTTTAAACCGGACAATGTTAAACCGGTGTCCCAGATGAGCGATACCCGGGTGGATCAGGTGTACATCGGTTCCTGCACCAACGGCCGTCTGGAGGACCTTCGTGAAGCCGCCGCAGAGGTAGCGGGTAAAAAGATTCATCCCGGTTTGAGAGCCATTGTATCTCCGGCCACGCCTGATATCTTTAAAGCGGCACTGGATGAAGGCCTGATTAAAACCTTCATGGATGCCGGGTTCTGCGTAACCAATCCCACCTGCGGTGCCTGTCTCGGCATGAGCAATGGGGTTCTGGCCGAAGGAGAGGTCGCAGCGTCCACCACCAACAGAAATTTTAACGGACGCATGGGCAAAGGCGGCATGGTTCACTTGGTGAGCCCGGCCACAGCGGCCGCCACGGCAATCCACGGTGTGCTTACTCACTCTGACCGGTTTAAAAATTAG
- the leuD gene encoding 3-isopropylmalate dehydratase small subunit, whose protein sequence is MKDFNGKMLCLDRADINTDEIIPAKYLTEISKSALKPHLLEDLVLEGFNAATDLNDVRVIVTRSNFGCGSSREHAPWALEENGIYVVIAPSFARIFRQNMFNCGMMAIELPEDKIQALFELGAGKTTVQLRVDVANQILTATDDAGNALKIEFPISQFDKTLVETGGWVEFADKNY, encoded by the coding sequence ATGAAAGACTTTAATGGAAAAATGCTCTGCCTGGACCGGGCAGATATCAATACCGACGAAATTATTCCGGCCAAATATCTGACCGAAATTTCAAAATCCGCCTTAAAACCCCACCTGCTTGAGGATTTGGTGCTTGAGGGTTTTAATGCTGCAACGGATCTTAACGATGTGCGGGTGATTGTCACCCGGAGCAATTTTGGCTGCGGCTCTTCCCGGGAGCATGCCCCCTGGGCTTTGGAAGAAAACGGCATCTACGTGGTGATTGCCCCAAGCTTTGCCCGGATCTTCAGGCAGAATATGTTCAATTGCGGCATGATGGCCATTGAGTTGCCCGAAGATAAGATCCAGGCGTTGTTTGAGCTGGGTGCAGGCAAAACAACGGTTCAACTTCGTGTGGATGTTGCAAACCAGATCCTCACCGCAACAGATGATGCCGGCAACGCGTTGAAAATTGAATTTCCCATTTCACAATTCGATAAAACCCTGGTGGAGACCGGGGGCTGGGTGGAATTCGCCGATAAAAACTATTAG
- a CDS encoding EMC3/TMCO1 family protein has translation MDEFLDVLWMQILNGLESVAIGLDRLLAPIEALGPALVVFVLALAIGGITKFLSKVYRTRRHKELKAEFLHWKSVRQAALDAEDREKGKAMAKNIDQAKLNQVYYDYFFEGLMKNMITTVLPILLVVAYLSRTYSRESLEIRFGSQWIFTLGSGPDAFHVGTLLWFLICLPISFILFGLVGSFIKSKKKNQAMEGNKTSEGLPDC, from the coding sequence ATGGATGAATTTTTAGACGTTCTCTGGATGCAGATCTTAAACGGACTTGAAAGTGTCGCCATAGGGCTGGACAGGCTCCTGGCGCCCATTGAAGCCCTGGGGCCCGCCTTGGTGGTATTCGTCCTTGCCCTGGCCATTGGCGGTATCACAAAATTTTTATCCAAAGTCTACCGCACCCGGCGCCACAAAGAGTTGAAAGCAGAATTTCTCCACTGGAAGTCGGTGCGCCAGGCGGCCCTGGACGCCGAGGACAGGGAAAAGGGAAAGGCCATGGCCAAAAATATTGACCAGGCCAAGCTGAACCAGGTTTATTACGATTATTTTTTTGAAGGCCTGATGAAGAACATGATCACCACAGTCCTCCCGATCCTGCTTGTTGTGGCGTATCTATCCAGAACCTACTCCCGGGAAAGTCTTGAAATCCGGTTCGGCAGCCAGTGGATTTTCACCCTGGGCAGCGGCCCGGACGCCTTTCATGTGGGCACCCTGCTCTGGTTTCTCATCTGCCTGCCGATAAGTTTTATCCTCTTTGGCCTTGTGGGATCTTTTATAAAATCAAAAAAAAAGAATCAAGCGATGGAGGGGAATAAGACAAGTGAGGGTCTTCCGGACTGTTGA